The Solanum pennellii chromosome 11, SPENNV200 sequence GATCGTAAATTTGCTGACATTGGAAATACAGTGACAATGCAAGCTGAAGGGTGAGGGAATGCCAGCTTTCTTTAAcattcttatatttttgttgttcaaGTTGATCTAATATGATCTGTTTGTCTGCAGAGGTATCTTCCGCATTTTAGATTGGGCTGATATAATTAATGCACACATTATTTCTGGTCCAGGAATTGTTGATGGTCTGAAACTGAAGGTTcgttttattttactattactgaTACCCTAGCTATTGAGCTACAGAACATTTTATTAAGACTTGATTTGGTTCTCCTGTACTTAGGGATTGCCGCGTGGAAGGGGCCTGCTGCTTCTTGCTGAAATGAGTTCTGCGGGTAACCTAGCCACAGGAGATTACACAGCAGCAGCAGTAAAAATTGCCGAGGATCACTCGGATTTTGTCATTGGGTTCATCTCTGTGAATCCTGCTTCATGGCCCAATGGACCTGGAAAACCATCCTTCATCCACGCTACACCTGGTGTTCAATTGGTAAAAGGAGGAGATGCCCTAGGCCAACAATATAACACTCCAAATTCAGTAAGTCACATTTGCTATAGCgtcttatttttcatttcttacaTTTCAGTCTTCATACCTACATTGAATTAGATGGTCTATTACTGAATTATTAGGTTAGCGCATGCTGGCCCGGATACCATAgttgtgaaaaaatttaaaaataaaatggaatatAAGTTCTGTAAGTTTATCAGAAGAGCTGAATAGTTTGTccattccttttatttttccttctcaTTTTTATATGACCAACTGCCCGTTCTTGATATATAATTTGGTATCATGGATGAGCCAGCAGATTGACATTTGTGATAGTGCAGCAAGACCGTAAACcttttattttccttcaaataaTTAGTTTCTCCCTGCTTGTTGCAAGAACAACAACTTGCACCTGCAGTTGCCTCAACTGCAGCTTTGTCAGTACgaataagaaaattatagaCCTTCAAGCTGGTTTTATTAGAACTGCTCTAGTTTTAACGCGACATAGATAGAATTGTATTAGCTAGCTGTTCACTGTGAGAAAATTGTTGTTTCAGGTAATTGGTGATAGAGGCAGTGACATTATTATTGTTGGCCGTGGAATTATAAAGGCTGCTAACCCTGCAGAAGCAGCTCGTGAATACCGGCTTCAAGGTTGGGATGCAtatttggttaacaccaagTAAGAGTCAGTTGTAGTAGTAGGGAGGACGGGGGGCTTTCGAGCCAGTAGTTCCTTCcagttttttgtttttccttttgattGCGCCTTTTTCGCCCTTCCACAGCCAGTTGGGGCTCGAAATTGAGTGTTGATTCTAGGTCTGTGCTTTCTAGACTACCACATTCCAACTCTGATGATTTGAATAACTAGATGCATTGAAATACAATGAGTTTGGATGAATGatacatctttttttttgtgtgtttggTTTTCCTATACATATTCACATTGGAGCCCGACTAAAATTGTTCGGAATAAAAGTGCTTCCTACAATTGCATATGGAGGTTGGAGGAATGATTGATCATATAGAAAACTATGTATAATGTAGAGATCATCCATTAGTTTCACCAGTGGCTAGTCAATATAGAAAACTATGTATAATGTAGAGATCATCCATTAGTTTCACCAGTGGCTAGTCAATATTCAAATTACGtgtcattaaaattaaaaaattgattaattagtgAATGCTAAAATTTAGAAGAACTTTTTTCTTGTTACAAATTTGtttcataatattatttatattatattgtattgtattattttaatgaatacaaTGTTGACATAGATTGTATCGTTCTTCGTCGTTACATAATGTCAGACATTCATAATTtgataataaatttaaagaaaaagtgAAATGTGTAGAGTTactatgaaaagttgtgatgcAAGATGGaatatgattattaaataataacgAAATCACAGAATGAGATAATAATATTGAGGTGGTCACACGATCACACCGAATTAGTGTTACATCGAATCGATTTTTTCGTTGTTACCTCACGACAATATTACTACATAAAAGTGATTTTTTGATTGTTACCTAACTATAGTATTACGTAAAATCGGTCTTTTAATTGTTAtctaataaaaaatgtaaaagtatTTTCTATTATTGATTCTCactttaagaaatttaatttcttacataaataataagaaaaccAGTGAGCTCGATCCAAACAGGCCCAGTTTACTATCGTCGCCGGTACTCCATTCCGCCACCGCCTCTCTGCCGCCGGACCACCGCCTTCTTCCGACGGCTCTAGTTTTCTACTGTTGATCGAGAACAGAACTTGCCGCACTGTTTTAGGGTTTGGAAACGTCAGCTACAAATTAAAGGACCTGTACTGTAAGTAATCAAAACAAcctttaaacttttaaattcaaattaatatgTAGAAAATTTATCGTATCTGTATTGCTATTGTTTTTCATATGATAGCACctgaatatttttgtttattaattatgaattttcagTTTGAAGTTGATAGTGAATCATGAAAAAATCGGGATATGGTTTACAGTTAAGAGTTCCACCATCGCAGCAGAAGAAGAAACAGCCGGCGAGGCCTCCGCCTCCTAAAGCACTTGGTTTTGgggatggtgatgatgatgatgttgagaAAGAAATTTCTCGTCATGCCTCTAAGAATAAGGCTCTCAAAGATGTAAGCTGTAGCTCTTACCTCACAATTTCACATTTGTTTTATAAAttcttctgattttttttttaataatcatggTGTTTGTGCTAGCTTGTGTGCAACTCGACTAATTCCAATTCCACGCTGTACCTGCTACTAAGCTTTAGATTTATCTGTtatttcaaatttcacatttgttttttttagggTGGCTGGTGTTTGGCATGGAAGTcatattattgtagttttatcattgtttgttatttgcttttttattaatctatcttagtaattattatgtttttatggtGTTTCATATATcacatgattttattattgttttggcTCCTCTCTGGTGGGCTTATGCATTGTTTCCTTGTTATTTGCTATATTCTCTTCATTGGCTCTTTCGTCTTTATATCGGGATTTATTGcacttgagccgagggtctttCGGAAAGATCCTCTCCACCTCCAAAAGGTAGTGGTAAGGTCTACGTGTACATTCTACTCTATCCAGacctcacttgtgggatttTACTGGGTATTTTGTTGTTGGTGTCTGGGCTTAGCTTGTGTGCACCTTGACTAACTTCATGGGGCACCTGCTACTGAAAACTTTGTCCCAGGTGCTTATGAGAAGGAATCGCCTAGTGCCTAGTCTCAACTtccttcattgaccactaggttGCTATACATTGTCCTGAACCTTTTATACTGATTTTGTTTGTCCCAAGAAAAAGCAAACGGGTTATGACTCAAGAAGGGGAAGTGACTAACTAGGGGTGTAACTCCATTTTTTTTGGGCAGATTGAAGAACAACATAAGAAGGCTTTAGAAGAGGACCCTTCAGTATTTGATTATGATGGAGTGTATGATGATATGAAAGTGAAGGCTGTCCAACCTCGAGCTCAGGATCGCGAAGAGAGGAAGGTAATGTTTTACGTTGCATTTTTTCCAGTTTATATTTAGATATTCAGTGTGATTTGATGAAGCAAAATAAATGAACATTTCAAAAGTTTGGAGGGGATACTCATGATTGTTTCTGCAATTAATTGTTAGAACCATGTGAAAGTAGTTGCTATGCTGAGTAGGCTAACAGACCTTTTAGCCGGGAATCACTTGCTATGCTGAGTAGGCTAACAGACCTTTTAGCCACGAATCACTTGGTTGAAGTAATTTGTATAAAAACTTCTGTTGTGGTAGACTATAAGTGAATTTGGATTTTGGGACGTTACTTTTTACCTGGTTTAAAGCTAGTTGTTTAAATTTATGCAGTTCAGTTGGGTTATTTAACCCCTGTATTTAGTACTGGACTATTTCTTAACTTTGTTAGCTCTCTTGTACTAGTTTGAAGATTGTAAAGGAGCTGACAGCTTTTGTTTATGCTCTCTGTGAGCCCTTTTgtctattctgtaattctgctTCTGCTTGATGCTTTTTAATAAAATACCTcacttcattaaaaaaaagaagatatatcCTGATTTAGCTCTTGAACCTGAGACCGATATGTTATGGTGGCTTTGTCAGTAAGATGTTAGGATAGGAGCATTTTCCGAGTGAAACGAATTATGGGTAGATTCTGCAAGTGTTAATTTTAGAGCGTCTCATTCTTTGATTTGTTATGCTTAATTCAAGGGCCATGTAAGCTGCTCTTTTAACTATTTTCATACTGAGGTGAAGTTTCTTTTACATTAGAGAAACTAAAATTAaggaatttgttttttttcctaattgatttatgctacaaaaaaaaaaaaaggagatagCTCTCTTTTCTCAGTGATTATACTAATCTGCTTTTGTCTGGTTGCATTATCTTCTTCCTGAAGGTCTCTTGAAATATGCACAGTTGTTCTctttcctcaattttttttcctgCGAAACTGGCGCCATAAATTATTGcaactttccttatttatttcttccttttcaatAATATCTAGAACATGTTATTACTTATTACTCTTTCTGCATGAGATGATAAGCATTAATATCTGCAGTTTTTACTTGAAGGAAATGAAAATTACTTCCACAATTTTTGCACCTTTTTGAACTGTTATGCTTGTTCCAGCCAAAGTATATCCAGATGCTAATGGAGAAGGCAAAACAACGAGAACGGGAGCATGAGGTCATTTATGAGAGGAAAATAGCAAAAGAGAGGAGTAAAGATGATCATCTTTTTGCAGACAAAGACAAGTTCGTCACTGCTGCTTATAAAAGGAAACTTCAAGAGCAGGCTAAGTGGTTGGAGGAAGAGCGTCTTCGTGAGCTACGAGAGGAGAGAGATGATGTAAGTGAAATCTTCTCATATCTCTTTTGTTCTTTGCTTGCTTATCTTTATACTCAAGgtatttatgtaaaaattatgGATAGTCATAATTTAGTTTTACACCATAACCACCTGATGACCGAGCATGTTCTAGCAAGATCTTAAGTTAACTTCTGCTTAGAAGTCATTGATGATTGTCAAGCTCATTTGAAAAGTTTTGGCCTCATGTACTAAAATCTCAATGGTGATTTTCTTAGAAAGCGCATTGAAACTCTTATGAAGGTATAATATAACTGAATGAGAGAAAATTACTTTATCAATATTAAGGGTTCGTTTTggagtatattattttttagagaACATTTTCGGATAATTCTTAAAAACCTTCCAAATTTTAGATAATTACTTCATACAGTGTGATAAGTGGGCTGTGTTTGTGTCTTTTAAACTAGCACCTGATATCTGAATTGCAGGTCCAAAAACAGTTTTATAAGTTCCAATTTTGTCAGACTAAATGCAgtaataaaatttatctaataCTGGAGAACGTTTTCTTCATACCAAAGCATCTATATCTCAGATGCGGACAGTTTCAACTGCTCTAGTTATACCTGAACAGAAGTACTGAAGCCACCATACGACTAATAATGTCAAAACGAAACTAGAACTGCTAATTATACTTAATTTATGGACATAAGCTTGTGATCTTACTTTCCTTGTTGGTTCAACACAGATCATTTCACAAGAGATAATCACCACTAACAGAAATACTGTGTCAGTTGACGCTGTTAATCAGCCTGTGGAAAATAGAAAGAAGCTATGGTTGTCTGTTGCATGCATTGGTTTTTCTATTTGATCTGAAAGTGACCCTGTCAGCACGTAATCCTTTTATGTTCTaataatgtgaaatatattgaCAGGTTACTAAGAAGACTGACATCAGTGATTTTTACTTCAGTCTTCAGAAAAATGTTGCCTTTGGAGGCGAGGGCAAGTCCAAGAAGGCTGTGAATCATCATGAACCGGAAGCAGTTCAGACAGAAGAAAAGCCTTCATCATCAGCGGATGTACATTCACACATGTCTAGGGAGATAAAGACACAAGATCATGAACCTTCTGTTTCTCCTCCTCGTAAGGAAAGGACTGATGGAGCCGCAGATATGAAACCTCCTTCAGATGGTTTGTCTGAAAAGAGGGCTGAAAAACTAACTTCCGACAATGTACCAACTACTACCACTGAACCTGCGGCAAGTGATCAACCAAAAGTTGACCATCATAAAAGAAGTCTGGACGCTGTTGCTGCAGCTAAGGAACGGTTCTTGGCTAGGAAGAAGGCGAAGGAACAATAGGTTCCAGCTGCTGCTCTTGTTCTTTTGGTTGAAGCTCATATCTTATCTTTCTACGATTAAGATTTACTCCTGTtatatacacacactcacattgtTGTAACAGTCTTTTTCATGATTTCCGACATTTGAATGCACATTTTCTTACTTTCTATTGAACAGGGCTCTGATCAAAGCTGCATAGCTTCCTTGTTTTTGAAACTTCTGGACAATGGAGTAGGGTTGTCAAGGATCAACCGGAAATCGCCTCTCTATCCCGTAAAGGTTGGGGTGAGGTTGCATACATCTTAACTCTCCTGTCCACTTGTGGGATTAAATTGGGTTTATCGTTGTTGTCTTAAAAGTAGAAATAGTGCCCACAAGTTACTTTTTGGTTCCCGCTTTTGAAAAATAGCTATTGTAATGATATTTAAAAGTCTAGAAACTGGAACCCTCAGATATtatcatgaaatatttcaaattgattttgaaaCTTCAAGATAATAACTATTTTTTCACTTATTGGGGCTGAAAAGTGATTTATTTTGTGAATTTTCTCTGCTATTGATTGACAGTTTAGACATTAATATTGGAGCAGAAAAAATGAGGGCTATATGTTTATCCTATAATCACATTTTCATAGAAGTCTATTAAATTTTGGTTGGTTCACAAAATCCACTTCAAATTCATGAGTCATAGGctatatacccctcgttatatacccctcaactttgtcatttggagctgatatatcctcgttataaaagtggctcgtatatgcccttaccgttatacaaacggttcacatatacccctgccgttacaaaatggctcacatatacccttcatctaacggaagttaaaaaattagttttaaatttatatttattacttctaattttttttaaaaaattatttaggggtatatatgattcttctatcaaagttcaaggtatattttaatttttttcatatataaattattttttgacttcttttattataattatttgaatttcttattattattttgtttttttctttcattccttagtttaaagaataaaaaattaaactattttgtttgtctatattgtaatttaatttcgtactcgaagaaaaaatttggtcatctacaataagttttacaagaatattagtgaaacataaataaatttgattatcaaaataatagttataaattagtcattgaaacaaaaaaaaagtcaaaaaaaatatatttgacgaggattaaatttactcatataggattatattttttagaaaaaaataataaaaatttagattaagattattatttttttcatttccgtcagaggaaaaggatatatgtgagccatttgtttacaagtagagatatatatgagccactttcataacaaaaggtatatcagctctaaatgacaaagttgagagtatatcagacccttttcccacatatatatatatagtagcaAACAAATGCTTGTGTAATGGTTAGTATCCAAAACAAAAATGTCTTGGATTTTGTCAAACTCCACCGTTCCTTTATCATTTACATTTGCGGtgcaaaatattaatttctttggAAGTTTGTTGATTGTTAATTGTTGATTGTTGATTGTTGATTGTTGATTGTTGAATCACATGCCAACTGCCAAATTGTTGTACCTATGTCCCAATAGTGGTACCAAAACCTACTATATTCTGCTTTAACTAAAGGCTCTCAAACTTCCTGTTTTCCTATCCGATGTCTCGATATTCATTTTGATGTCAAACTAATCTAAATTTACATCGAGAAGTCACAGAGGTGAATCTGGGTTCACTAGAACCCATAAGTTACTTCATTTTTAGATCCGTCTTCGCTACCACAGCTATCGTTGGTGGAAAAGacattcaatttttctttttagttttttcactTGGTGTCACATTGGAGCCTGACTAATCTAAGAGTGGCGCCAAGAAGTCTCATTTTGGAGAAAAGGACTCcttgcttaaaatgatttaatcTCGAACCTGAAACCTCTAATGAAGTACTTATCACCCCACCACGAAAACCGTTTGATATATAAGACACTCTTAACTTCCTTCAACATACTATTATCTCCAAGTTCCCAAGAACCAtggcttcttcttctttacTCCTTTTCCTCTCTATCATTACTTTCCTCTTTccctttatttcttcatcaaaatccTCCACAACAATCCCTCTTTCATTTCTCAACACCAACAGAAACCAAGATTTCTACCAAAAACTCACTCATTTAGCTTCTTTCTCTTTAGCTAGAGCTCATCAGATCAAGAATCCTCAAGATTCTTCAATTTCCAACATCCCTTTATATCCTCATAGCTATGGAGGCTACTCAATTACTCTTCCATTTGGTACTCCTCCTCAAAAAATCCCATTTGTAATGGACACTGGTAGTAGCTTTGTTTGGTTCCCATGTACTAAAAAGTACCAATGCTCAAAATGTCCTGtttcttcacaaaaaaatcCAACTTTTATTCCAAGATTGTCATCTTCAGCTAGAGTTCTTGGATGCTTAAATCCAAAATGCAGTTGGATTCACCCAAAAAACAGCCCGAAATCTCTTTGCCATGTTTGCGAATCGCGTAATAGAACAAACTGTAAACATGCTTGTCCCCCTTATATGATTCTTTATGGTTCAGGTTCCACAGCTGGAATTGGCCTAGTTGAAACACTGAACTTACCAAACAAGAAAATACCCAATTTTCTTGTTGGTTGTTCTTTACTCTCCTCTCAACAACCCGCGGGAATCGCGGGGTTTGGGAGGGGAATGTCATCATTGCCAAACCAATTAAGAGCTAAGAAACTGTCttattgtcttgtatctcaTAGGTTTGATGATATTCCGAAAAGTAGCATGCTTGTTTTGGATACTGTTTATGAAAAGTCGAAAAATTTAACCCGTACCCCATTGCTAAAAACTCCATTTGTTGTTGGAAGAAATGCATTAGCAGGGTACTACTATGTTGAATTGAGAGAAATCACTGTTGGTGATCAGATAGTGAAGGTACCATATCGATATCTGGCACCGAATTCATTAGGGAACGGTGGAACGATTGTGGATTCAGGCACGACGTTCACTTTCTTGAATCATGATATATTTGTGTCTGTGATGAATGCATTTGTGAACCAGGTAAAGGGGTTATCAAGAACTGAGGAAATCGAAAGATTGACAAATTTAAAGCCATGTTTCAATGTTTCAGGGCATAAAACAGTGTCACTGCCAGAGATGAAGTTTCATTTCAAAGGAGGTTCAGAGATGGTATTGCCATTGGTAAATTACTTCTCTATTGTTGGTGAAAATGATGTGGTTTGTTTGACATTGGTGAGTGATTTTAGGCTCGAATCGTCTACTGGACCATCGATAATTCTTGGAAATTTTCAAATGCAGAACTTTTTTCATGAGTTTGATctcaaaaatgacatgtttgGGTTCAGGCATCAAGTGTGCTAATGAGTAATGAGAACgatgttgctcagactctctAAAAACGTTATCAGGTTATGTTGCTCGAATGCTTTTTCAAAGAGTACGAGCAAGGTTAAGTGTTGGATGTGCTATGTTTGGTGGATCTAGCATGTTGTAGTCGACGTTTTTTTAAGAGTCTGAACAGTATAGCTACGTGAAAAGTGCTTGAAAGACTTCAGCTTTTGTGTAGTTCTTTTACTTGAACTTTAgaatataagataaaaataacaacaaatgaTGTTTTGTTCAAGtaaaagtattattatttatctCATCCCACGTATTAAACGATAACTCTGCAAgtgaaaatagagaaaaatattctAGAGTTTGaactattattttatgttacGTGGTCCAACCCATTAATCCAATCTCTTAAGAAATTCATTGGACAGCCCAAATACAATTCTTCGAGTTTTTCGAAAATAATCTTTTTACCGGTTAAAGTTTACGTAAACACCACCATCTCTAGACCTAATTTATAAGATTACTCTGACTATTTATTTTTCGAAAGAATGATACATTTTGCATAAtattatttctcaaataaaGTTTGAGTTAAAAAAGTATAATCTTGAAGATTTTATATAGTAGACACCTAATTGTTTGAGACTAGAAGTCCTGATtgctattaattaattatgacaTAAAACactccaaatatatatattgtgtcatatttattttttctatttactagataatacaaataaattcaaATGTATGAAAACAGATTTATCGAAAGAATTACTTGATGAGATATTTCATCGTGTCGATGTTAAAGCTGGAGTTTTTGGTCATAATCATCTTTAAACTATATCCTAAACTTAAACAATATCCTTAAAGTAACATTTTTAGCATAAAACAACAGTCAAGTATTTGAAAGTGAATCATTTTCATCCGTCTATTGaatttatgagaaaaataataGATCACACAAAAATCAAGTCATCCCTTCGTAATAGTCATTATTAGATACGCCAAAAATTCTATTGCAGACTTTTTCGGTAATTGAGTTTAGCATTACGCAAGGTCTTTTAATTTGATagttctttttcatatttttcatgtaatttgatattaaaaatattatttgttgaaATATGTTTCTTCTCAATTGAATATGCTAGAAGTGACGTTTTTTGAAGACTTCTGCTTCTCCGGTGTATTCTTATCCAACTTTTTTCCGTtactaaatgagaaaaaaaaaaacaaatcatataCCCTCAcaccttcaaaatattttttgtttccgTAAGCAATAATGTCTAagatttttaatattcttttataaaCTTCTTATAGCAAATAATGAATTATTTGTTAAAAACAAATCCGATCGTTataaatgtatttattaattttttttctttacccttttttttattaattttagaaaaatactaattgcttatattttttatttttttctaatagagAAGTGAGTCAGTTCAATTATTAACAAGTATTAAACTTGTGTTTGTCAAGTAGCCATCCATTGAATATAACAAAGACAGATCCTTCTGTTCAATTCTGcccacaaaaaaaacaaaagcttCTATTCATCATCATTTTTCGAGTGAATGTTTTGGAGCAACGATAAAAAAAATACGAGTGAAGTTTTGGAGCAacgataaaattatttttttatataatttataaattaattatatgaattgaGCCGTAAAAATAACAACTAATTAGAATATACAATCTATGTCACACCCCTTAAAGTGTAGTTCTTTATATGGACCATTTAACAGATGTTGTGAAAAATTATATCGATTCGTTAGGACTAATgtaataatcaataaaaagttttttcgtcttttttcactcaaatatctgatatttatattaaagtttgATAGAATTTGAATTGACGCATtatgaaattcattttttaaaataatgatcatCCTCGACATCtgattaaaatttaagaattccGAACGATCCGATTAAATTCAACCATGTTGATGATAAAAAGCTTTTTCAAAAGCACACACCATAGTTGTGTTGCAAATTTACATAATTAAACTTACCACATTCTCAAACTTTTTCTGCACCACACAAACACCTTTTCTTCTCAAGTAGGAATCAACATTTACTTTCCCTCACTTTATGATGATATCGGATGAATacgattcttttattttgaattaattttttgagtttgagtttAAGTttcgaaaataaaaaaaacatatagagACTATTCTTCCTTTAATGACACGTGTTGCATGTCCAAAGTTCTTTGCATGACTCgaaccaaaaaaaacaaaaataaataaattattgttaAACTATTTATTAAAACTCGGTACATGATGCATCCCCTATTTAGATAAGATTTATGGAATCAACTATTGATATCATAGGTCGCTTATATCTATACTTTTTTTTCTCGAATTCTACGTGAATACGGAATATTATTATACATATTAGAACAAGGATTCACTTGTATCTATTAAGGATATATATTCTTTGTGTAAATCCATAAAATAGTTTTGTAGATACTAGGAAGTTGTTGGTGAATGTCTTGCACCCTTATAACAAGATCCTAGTATCATGCCATATCTAACTCGTGAaaacatgaatatttttaagattACATCATACTTCTTGGTAAATCCTTTTTCAAGATTCGAAATAAAtcgattaaaatattttgtgcaTTAAATTATTCGATGTCTTTTAACTCGATTCTTTGAACATTTTCTTATCACTAATAAAAAGGTTATGCATTCTACAAATATTCACTAcccaaagaaataaaaagagagagaaaaaaaattaacaccaAAATAAAACAATCCCCACTAAAACTTTACACTATTTCCTATTTTATTAAAGGTCTCAAAaagtaatatttaaattataaaaattcaaaacatatACTCTCTCATTCGTTTaaaaaaggatgacctagtttgacttggaacggagtttaagtaATTTTGTGgttcaaaattaaagttatgtcaaacgtaccaaaatatcctttaatcttgtggtcttaagcATGCCACGTGAAGAGTTATAGTTAAAGAAttgccaaaaaaagaaaggggACATTCTTTTTTTAACGGATGGAGTATTAAAAAGGGAAGTGTGTATGCTACACGGTTCTTGTTTGAGGTAAGGTTCATGTTCCCCTTCGATTACACTTTCTGAATTAATGGACATGGCACGGATCAGGTCTAACCCCCACATTAGTGACTTACAACCAATTGGTGATGATCtcgaaaaaacaaaataaaatgatacacGATAAAATCTAGATGAAAAAATCgaggttaattttttttaccttatatAGAAGTTTCGGGTTCACAACTATAAAATGGCAAACACACCAGTAAAAAGTGGTTCCTTTTTAATAGCTAGGCACTACACGATTGTTAATTATAGATTTCGAGTTGAAACTCTTGAAATGGAAAAACTTATAAGATATAGGAAACATTTTTCTCTTTACAccaataaattacaaaaattaaaaaggaaagtgtATGATCAACAAACCATACATTCTAAATGAAGAAACCGTGATTAAATCATTTTACCTAACTCAGAAATTTCAAGTTCGAACATTCATAGTAGTTAGGTATACACGAAATTAACTAGAAATGAACTCTCAAAATGAAAGAACTTTTGACACGAAAATACATTGCTCTATTTAGTAAGACTAATAATACTGAATATCAAATATCAGATGATTTCacgaaagaaaaaaagatctagtagagagagaaggaaaataGAGAAATTCTTCAATTCTTCTTCAAACATCAACATGACAATTTTGCACCAATTGATACTTCCCAACAACAACACTATTC is a genomic window containing:
- the LOC107004671 gene encoding nuclear speckle splicing regulatory protein 1-like; this encodes MKKSGYGLQLRVPPSQQKKKQPARPPPPKALGFGDGDDDDVEKEISRHASKNKALKDIEEQHKKALEEDPSVFDYDGVYDDMKVKAVQPRAQDREERKPKYIQMLMEKAKQREREHEVIYERKIAKERSKDDHLFADKDKFVTAAYKRKLQEQAKWLEEERLRELREERDDVTKKTDISDFYFSLQKNVAFGGEGKSKKAVNHHEPEAVQTEEKPSSSADVHSHMSREIKTQDHEPSVSPPRKERTDGAADMKPPSDGLSEKRAEKLTSDNVPTTTTEPAASDQPKVDHHKRSLDAVAAAKERFLARKKAKEQ
- the LOC107003105 gene encoding probable aspartyl protease At4g16563, with the translated sequence MASSSLLLFLSIITFLFPFISSSKSSTTIPLSFLNTNRNQDFYQKLTHLASFSLARAHQIKNPQDSSISNIPLYPHSYGGYSITLPFGTPPQKIPFVMDTGSSFVWFPCTKKYQCSKCPVSSQKNPTFIPRLSSSARVLGCLNPKCSWIHPKNSPKSLCHVCESRNRTNCKHACPPYMILYGSGSTAGIGLVETLNLPNKKIPNFLVGCSLLSSQQPAGIAGFGRGMSSLPNQLRAKKLSYCLVSHRFDDIPKSSMLVLDTVYEKSKNLTRTPLLKTPFVVGRNALAGYYYVELREITVGDQIVKVPYRYLAPNSLGNGGTIVDSGTTFTFLNHDIFVSVMNAFVNQVKGLSRTEEIERLTNLKPCFNVSGHKTVSLPEMKFHFKGGSEMVLPLNFFHEFDLKNDMFGFRHQVC